Proteins encoded together in one Luteibaculum oceani window:
- a CDS encoding peroxiredoxin, with translation MAVLVGQEAPKFTASAVINGEEIVDNFSLDQYKGKKYVVLFFYPKDFTFVCPTELHAFQAKLAEFESRDTAVVAVSTDTEQSHWGWLQVPKDKGGIEGITYPLVADTNKTISTNYDVLAGEWDYNEDGEMIAHGEMIAYRGLFLIDKEGVVRHQVVNDLPLGRNVEEALRMVDSLQYFEEKGEVCPANWKKGEDGLNASHEGIADYLATH, from the coding sequence ATGGCAGTTCTAGTAGGACAAGAAGCACCAAAATTCACTGCATCTGCAGTAATAAACGGAGAAGAGATCGTAGATAACTTCTCATTAGATCAGTACAAGGGGAAGAAGTACGTAGTATTATTCTTCTATCCAAAGGATTTCACTTTTGTATGCCCAACCGAGTTACACGCTTTCCAAGCTAAACTTGCTGAGTTCGAATCTCGTGACACTGCTGTTGTTGCAGTTTCAACAGATACAGAGCAAAGCCACTGGGGATGGTTACAAGTACCGAAAGACAAAGGTGGAATAGAAGGTATTACTTACCCACTAGTTGCGGATACTAACAAAACCATTTCTACCAACTACGATGTTTTAGCAGGAGAATGGGATTACAACGAAGACGGTGAGATGATTGCTCACGGAGAAATGATCGCATACCGTGGTTTATTCCTTATCGACAAAGAAGGTGTTGTTCGTCACCAAGTTGTTAATGACCTTCCACTTGGAAGAAACGTTGAAGAAGCATTAAGAATGGTTGATTCTCTTCAGTACTTCGAAGAAAAAGGAGAAGTTTGTCCAGCAAACTGGAAAAAAGGTGAAGATGGATTAAATGCATCTCACGAAGGAATTGCAGATTACCTTGCAACTCACTAA
- the priA gene encoding replication restart helicase PriA, which translates to MRETRFVDVILPLALPKLYTYRVPFECNDEVAIGKRVLVNFGASKIYSGLIGKIHGNPPEAYQAKYIEAVIDEYPVVTDLQLKFWDWICDYYLCYAGELLLASLPASLRLASETIVVPIDAGIGVYDKLTDAERVVFDALIENNRMALADIADLLQRKSVYPLVKSMLEKQVVGIEEEVHDRYKVLTKPFVSLAENFKSDAQLNEAFDLLKRAPKQQDALMKVLQLLGGNHQAKIPKSTIISADDSLNAAISSLQKRGILNIEYIPVDRVKGNEADGKVLNLSVAQNGALESIKEGFEQDKVTLLHGVTGSGKTEIYIRLIEETLKKGKQVLYLVPEIALTGQLTGRLEAYFGKQLRVYHSKFSNNERAEIWYKLLDGTEVKLVVGARSAMLMPFSNLGLVIVDEEHDGSYKQQNPAPRYQARDSAIMLAKMHNAKVLLGSATPAIESYFNAKKSKFHYVPLLERFGKAVLPNIELVDLKKATRDQQIQGEFSDRLLDAISDTINGGEQVILFQNRRGFSPRWLCTTCGWCPECKNCDITLTYHKYKHNLRCHYCGYLLNPPPKCLACGSPSLKMIGFGTEKIEEDLSMLLKDARVGRMDYDSTRGKNAYQQIIHDFETNKINVLVGTQMVTKGLDFDRVGLVGILSADQMLSFPDFRSNERSYQLMMQVAGRAGRREKPGKVLIQTYNTEHWLLQAIVNGNQDLVYQKETQDRREFLYPPYCRIVNITASHIDKHTVEGAAKELAKQLRVFLGARVLGPEYPPIARVRNKYRMEILVKLDGKVDLVKAKALIQSKSEELKLIKAFKSVRVILDVDPY; encoded by the coding sequence ATGCGAGAAACCAGGTTTGTAGATGTAATTCTTCCGCTTGCGCTCCCCAAACTATATACCTACCGCGTACCATTCGAATGTAATGATGAAGTTGCGATAGGTAAACGGGTGCTGGTGAATTTTGGGGCATCTAAAATTTACTCTGGTCTCATTGGAAAAATCCACGGAAATCCCCCCGAAGCCTACCAAGCTAAATACATTGAAGCTGTAATTGATGAATATCCTGTGGTTACAGATTTACAATTGAAATTCTGGGATTGGATTTGCGATTATTATCTGTGTTATGCGGGGGAGTTGTTATTGGCATCTTTACCAGCTAGCCTGCGTTTGGCAAGCGAAACCATTGTGGTACCAATAGATGCAGGTATAGGGGTGTACGATAAACTAACCGATGCTGAACGTGTGGTTTTCGATGCCTTAATTGAAAATAACAGAATGGCATTGGCCGATATTGCCGATTTGCTGCAACGCAAATCTGTTTACCCACTAGTTAAATCAATGTTGGAGAAACAAGTAGTGGGGATAGAGGAGGAGGTACATGATCGCTACAAAGTGTTAACCAAACCTTTTGTTTCGCTTGCTGAAAATTTTAAAAGTGATGCCCAGCTAAATGAGGCCTTTGATTTATTAAAAAGGGCTCCCAAACAGCAAGATGCCTTAATGAAAGTGCTCCAATTGCTGGGTGGAAATCATCAGGCTAAAATCCCCAAGTCGACCATTATTTCCGCCGACGACTCTCTTAATGCTGCTATTAGTAGTCTGCAAAAACGCGGGATATTGAACATTGAATACATCCCTGTAGATCGGGTTAAGGGAAATGAGGCCGATGGCAAAGTTTTAAACCTAAGCGTCGCCCAAAATGGGGCGTTGGAATCTATTAAAGAAGGTTTCGAGCAGGACAAAGTAACCTTATTACACGGGGTAACGGGTTCTGGGAAAACCGAAATTTACATTCGACTTATTGAAGAAACCCTAAAAAAAGGGAAGCAGGTACTTTACCTTGTGCCAGAGATAGCCTTAACGGGGCAGTTAACTGGTCGTTTAGAGGCCTATTTTGGAAAACAACTTAGGGTGTATCACTCTAAGTTTTCCAATAATGAAAGGGCTGAAATTTGGTATAAACTTTTAGATGGAACAGAGGTAAAGTTAGTAGTTGGAGCCCGCTCAGCTATGCTTATGCCCTTTTCTAATCTGGGCTTAGTTATTGTTGATGAGGAGCACGATGGAAGCTATAAGCAGCAAAACCCAGCACCGCGATATCAAGCTAGAGATTCGGCAATTATGCTGGCTAAAATGCATAATGCAAAGGTGTTATTGGGTTCTGCCACACCTGCCATTGAATCTTATTTTAATGCCAAAAAAAGTAAGTTCCATTACGTTCCACTTTTGGAGCGCTTTGGCAAAGCCGTGCTGCCCAACATAGAATTAGTAGATTTGAAAAAGGCAACAAGAGATCAGCAAATTCAAGGAGAGTTTAGCGATCGCCTGCTCGATGCCATTTCAGATACAATTAATGGCGGCGAACAGGTAATTCTTTTTCAGAATCGACGAGGTTTTTCTCCAAGGTGGCTCTGCACAACCTGCGGTTGGTGTCCGGAATGTAAAAACTGCGATATTACGCTAACCTACCATAAATACAAGCATAATTTACGCTGCCACTATTGTGGTTACCTTCTAAATCCTCCACCCAAATGTTTAGCCTGCGGTTCTCCAAGTCTAAAAATGATAGGATTTGGTACCGAAAAAATTGAGGAAGATTTATCTATGCTACTAAAGGATGCTAGGGTTGGAAGGATGGACTATGATAGCACTCGAGGGAAAAACGCTTACCAACAAATCATTCACGATTTCGAAACCAATAAGATCAATGTTCTGGTGGGTACCCAAATGGTAACCAAAGGGCTTGATTTTGATCGAGTGGGATTAGTCGGAATTTTGAGTGCTGATCAGATGTTGAGCTTTCCAGATTTTAGATCTAATGAGAGGTCTTACCAGCTTATGATGCAGGTTGCAGGACGTGCGGGTAGGAGAGAAAAGCCGGGAAAAGTATTGATCCAAACTTACAATACCGAACATTGGTTATTGCAAGCAATAGTTAACGGTAACCAAGATTTGGTTTATCAAAAGGAAACCCAGGATAGAAGGGAGTTTTTGTATCCTCCGTATTGCAGAATTGTAAATATAACGGCTAGCCACATAGATAAACATACGGTGGAGGGTGCGGCTAAAGAATTAGCGAAACAATTGCGGGTATTCTTAGGTGCTCGAGTTCTAGGACCGGAATATCCACCTATTGCAAGGGTAAGGAACAAATACCGTATGGAAATTTTGGTTAAGCTTGATGGAAAGGTAGATTTGGTAAAAGCAAAAGCCTTAATTCAATCTAAATCCGAGGAATTGAAACTGATTAAGGCTTTTAAGTCTGTTCGAGTTATACTAGATGTAGATCCCTATTAA
- a CDS encoding class I SAM-dependent methyltransferase: protein MEVSKNWFVEWFNSPFYHILYKDRNKDEAGKFIENLMDFLKLGEDAEIVDLACGKGRHSVKMNQLGYRVLGLDLSEENIAEAKKMENEKLKFDVHDMRLVYPDVEADLVTNFFTSFGYFSNTADNLKTLNAVRKNLKYKGILVIDFLNATKVIKNLVDEEVKEIDGITFHINRTVEQGYIIKTISFEHMNKPYTFHEKVQALELVDFEFLLSNAGFDLRNTFGNYDLKPFRKDSSERLILVAQKR, encoded by the coding sequence ATGGAAGTATCGAAAAATTGGTTTGTTGAATGGTTCAACAGTCCATTTTATCATATCCTTTATAAGGATAGGAATAAAGATGAAGCGGGAAAGTTCATAGAAAACCTGATGGATTTCCTAAAGCTGGGGGAAGATGCAGAAATTGTTGATCTGGCTTGTGGTAAGGGCCGACACTCCGTAAAAATGAACCAACTCGGTTACCGAGTTTTGGGACTTGACCTTTCAGAGGAGAACATTGCGGAAGCCAAGAAAATGGAGAACGAAAAATTAAAATTCGATGTCCATGATATGCGATTGGTGTACCCGGATGTTGAGGCAGACTTGGTAACCAATTTCTTCACCAGTTTCGGCTACTTCTCCAACACAGCAGACAACCTCAAAACCCTTAATGCAGTTAGAAAAAACCTTAAGTATAAAGGGATATTGGTTATTGACTTCTTAAACGCTACCAAAGTGATTAAAAACTTGGTGGACGAAGAAGTGAAGGAAATTGATGGGATTACTTTTCACATCAACAGAACCGTGGAGCAAGGTTATATTATTAAAACCATAAGCTTCGAACACATGAATAAACCCTACACCTTCCACGAAAAGGTTCAGGCTTTAGAACTGGTGGATTTCGAATTTTTATTGAGTAATGCGGGGTTTGATTTAAGAAATACCTTCGGTAATTACGACCTTAAACCCTTCCGTAAGGATAGCTCCGAAAGACTTATTTTGGTAGCCCAAAAAAGATAG
- a CDS encoding Mpo1 family 2-hydroxy fatty acid dioxygenase, producing the protein MKSANQWFSEYGESHQNATNKLIHWICVPSIFFSIVGLLAAIPHSFLDQLVSSPLQPYMHWGTVLIIIGSIFYLLMSIPLFIGMLGFSALVLWLCAILESSGLPIGLTSFIIFVVAWIGQFIGHKIEGKKPSFFKDVQFLLIGPAWLMHFIYKKIGIPY; encoded by the coding sequence ATGAAATCTGCTAACCAATGGTTTTCGGAATATGGAGAAAGCCACCAAAATGCCACCAACAAACTGATTCATTGGATTTGCGTTCCCAGCATATTCTTTAGTATAGTAGGATTACTGGCAGCAATTCCGCATAGCTTTTTAGACCAACTGGTATCTTCTCCTCTACAACCTTACATGCATTGGGGTACTGTGTTGATAATTATTGGGTCTATTTTTTATCTATTAATGTCCATCCCTTTGTTTATTGGAATGTTAGGCTTTTCAGCCTTGGTATTATGGTTGTGTGCCATTTTGGAAAGCAGCGGATTACCAATAGGTCTTACCAGTTTTATAATATTTGTTGTAGCATGGATTGGTCAATTTATTGGACATAAAATTGAGGGAAAAAAACCGTCCTTTTTTAAGGATGTTCAATTCTTACTAATTGGACCAGCGTGGTTGATGCACTTTATCTACAAGAAAATTGGCATACCCTATTAA
- a CDS encoding RluA family pseudouridine synthase, with product MEVLYEDNHIIAINKKAGDLVQGDKTGDTPLPERVKQYLKDKYNKPGEVFLGVTHRLDRPTTGVVLFARTSKALSRLNEMFKKHAYEKVYWAVVEGKLHPEENKLQDYLVKDEKRNKSRVCAAGTKGAKEAKLSYKLIQHLDNYSCAEVLLETGRHHQIRCQLSAKGFSIKGDVKYGARRANKDGSIHLHARSIKFIHPVKKEEITIIAPPPRDAIWDKVIQKTN from the coding sequence ATGGAGGTTTTATACGAAGACAACCACATCATTGCCATTAACAAAAAGGCAGGAGATTTGGTGCAGGGAGATAAAACGGGCGACACCCCACTTCCAGAGCGGGTAAAACAATACCTAAAGGATAAATACAACAAACCTGGCGAAGTTTTCTTGGGAGTAACCCACCGATTAGACCGCCCTACAACAGGTGTGGTTTTATTTGCACGCACCAGTAAAGCCTTAAGCAGGCTTAACGAAATGTTTAAAAAGCACGCTTACGAGAAAGTTTATTGGGCCGTGGTTGAGGGAAAGCTGCACCCCGAAGAGAACAAGCTCCAAGACTATTTAGTGAAGGACGAAAAAAGAAATAAATCGAGGGTTTGCGCAGCCGGAACTAAAGGGGCTAAAGAAGCAAAATTGAGTTATAAGCTCATCCAACATTTAGACAATTACAGTTGTGCAGAAGTGCTTTTAGAAACAGGCAGACATCATCAAATCCGATGTCAATTAAGTGCAAAAGGGTTTAGCATAAAAGGGGATGTTAAATACGGTGCGAGGCGAGCCAATAAGGATGGCTCCATTCATTTACATGCGAGATCTATAAAATTTATCCACCCTGTAAAAAAGGAAGAAATTACTATAATAGCCCCTCCACCAAGAGATGCAATTTGGGATAAGGTTATTCAGAAAACTAATTAA
- a CDS encoding DUF6952 family protein: MKISAIKKAVEHYDLKSLEQAEEALMNEQSLPIEIEGEDEGEQLTHIIAAKEIRKEMESGVDSKQALRNYTQRVRNSIS, encoded by the coding sequence ATGAAAATTTCAGCCATAAAAAAAGCCGTTGAGCATTACGATTTAAAGTCGCTTGAGCAGGCGGAAGAAGCCTTAATGAACGAGCAGTCTCTGCCAATAGAAATTGAGGGGGAAGACGAAGGAGAGCAATTAACGCACATAATAGCTGCCAAAGAAATAAGAAAGGAGATGGAGTCTGGGGTAGATTCTAAACAAGCTCTTCGCAATTATACGCAGCGAGTTAGAAACAGTATTTCGTAG
- a CDS encoding ZIP family metal transporter — translation MPTAQIVVLLLVTVIPGIIILNGSLKSQGWIKPLLSLSGSFLLALSFCHLLPEAYHHEGATVGVFVLLGFFAQVILESVTKGVEHGHYHSHGHFSKYFPLLVIGGLSLHSMLEAMPIGGHNHVGSGNTYLTGIALHKFPIALTLASILKTTPLKNYSRWIWFGLFCLSAPIVIVALHFFPEQIISERFSNLSSAFAVGIFLHVSTTILFEVEDGHRLKASKFAAIISGLLIYYFLV, via the coding sequence TTGCCAACAGCACAAATAGTTGTACTCCTTTTAGTTACGGTAATTCCAGGAATTATCATTCTAAACGGTTCCCTTAAGTCTCAAGGATGGATTAAACCCTTGCTTTCGCTTTCGGGTTCATTTTTATTGGCTTTATCCTTTTGTCACCTGTTACCAGAAGCCTATCACCACGAAGGAGCCACTGTGGGTGTCTTTGTGCTTTTAGGATTTTTTGCTCAGGTAATTTTAGAAAGTGTAACCAAAGGAGTTGAGCATGGACATTACCACAGTCACGGGCACTTTAGCAAGTACTTTCCACTATTGGTTATAGGTGGATTATCATTACACTCTATGCTAGAAGCCATGCCCATTGGTGGCCATAACCATGTAGGCTCGGGAAATACCTATTTAACTGGAATTGCACTTCATAAATTCCCCATTGCTTTAACCCTTGCATCCATCCTAAAGACCACACCTCTTAAAAATTATAGCAGATGGATTTGGTTTGGACTTTTCTGCCTTTCTGCCCCCATTGTTATAGTTGCACTGCATTTTTTCCCAGAGCAAATAATAAGCGAACGCTTTAGCAACCTTAGTTCGGCATTTGCAGTGGGTATTTTTCTTCATGTAAGTACCACCATACTATTCGAGGTGGAGGATGGGCACCGGTTAAAAGCTTCGAAATTCGCAGCAATAATATCAGGTTTGCTTATCTACTACTTCCTAGTATAG